In Polynucleobacter sp. AP-Ainpum-60-G11, one DNA window encodes the following:
- the secF gene encoding protein translocase subunit SecF — protein MEFFRIKKDIPFMRHALALNAVSLITFLAAVFFLWHNGLHLSIEFTGGTVMEVTYPQTAPLDSIRSNVEKLGYSDTQIQNFGSSRDVMIRLPLQKDAEGKMISSADQSAAVMQALEPATSGVKLQRVEFVGPQVGRELAIDGLMALLFVIIGIVVYLSFRFEWKFAVAGIIANLHDIVIILGFFAFFQWEFSLSVLAAVLAVLGYSVNESVVIFDRIRENFRKYRKMNTREIIDNAITSTISRTVITHGSTEMMVLAMLIFGGPTLFYFALALTIGILFGIYSSVFVAAALAMWLGVTREDLVKGERKPDDAARNDDPNFGAQV, from the coding sequence ATGGAATTTTTCCGGATCAAAAAAGATATACCTTTTATGCGCCATGCATTGGCGCTCAATGCGGTTTCTCTAATTACCTTCTTAGCAGCGGTCTTCTTCCTCTGGCATAACGGACTGCATCTTTCGATTGAGTTCACTGGCGGCACGGTAATGGAAGTTACCTATCCACAAACCGCGCCTTTAGACTCGATTAGATCGAATGTCGAAAAGTTAGGTTATTCCGATACGCAGATTCAGAATTTTGGTAGCTCACGCGATGTGATGATTCGCTTGCCACTACAAAAAGATGCCGAAGGCAAAATGATTTCCTCTGCGGATCAGAGTGCCGCAGTGATGCAAGCACTTGAGCCAGCTACTTCTGGCGTAAAGCTACAACGCGTCGAGTTTGTAGGCCCTCAAGTTGGACGTGAGCTCGCAATTGATGGATTGATGGCATTGCTATTTGTGATTATCGGCATCGTGGTTTACCTCTCCTTCCGCTTTGAGTGGAAGTTTGCAGTCGCCGGCATCATTGCGAACTTACATGACATTGTCATTATTCTGGGCTTCTTCGCATTCTTCCAGTGGGAGTTTTCACTCTCCGTACTAGCTGCGGTATTGGCGGTATTGGGTTACTCAGTAAACGAGTCAGTGGTGATCTTTGACCGTATTCGCGAGAATTTCCGCAAGTATCGCAAGATGAACACCCGCGAGATTATTGATAACGCTATTACCAGCACAATCAGTCGTACCGTGATTACTCACGGCAGTACTGAGATGATGGTTTTGGCGATGTTGATTTTTGGAGGCCCCACCCTCTTCTACTTTGCTTTAGCCCTCACCATCGGCATTTTGTTTGGCATCTACTCTTCAGTATTCGTAGCAGCGGCATTGGCTATGTGGCTTGGCGTAACCCGCGAAGACTTGGTGAAGGGTGAGCGTAAGCCGGATGATGCTGCCCGTAACGATGATCCAAACTTTGGTGCGCAGGTCTAA
- a CDS encoding 3-deoxy-D-manno-octulosonic acid transferase, whose product MSLTPSLGRVPQDSQYGARPKFWFAVYQLLWHLLLPLAFLRLAWRTRHSSEYLNHFAERLGFAYGKSVTQGWVWIHAVSVGETRAAQPLVEAYLARGEKILLTHMTLNGRRTGAVLFAKAIATGQLRQVYLPYDLCWSVAHFIRAFKPKFGLFMETEAWPTVVFYCAEIGLPLFLVNARLSERSARRVNRFGNAGRSLFQAFSGIFAQTQLDAERYRSLGVKKVEIMGNLKFDVPLDPDLVHQGKSWKQELHSNRRLMVCAASTRDGEEEIILRAWKDLLLSNAVDVAPLLCLVPRHPERFSEVANQIQAAGLVFRCRSEWLEMPKVDIDVDVVLGDSMGEMPMYYSAADLVVMGGSLLPFGGQNLIEACAAGCPVLLGEHTYNFQQAALDAIEMGAAKRLGGELIMSEPIALMDALKELLLNTAELAKMSSAATAYAIEHQGATKKILAALEHQNFTLN is encoded by the coding sequence GTGAGTTTGACTCCAAGCCTTGGGCGCGTACCGCAAGATTCACAATACGGTGCCCGCCCTAAGTTCTGGTTTGCTGTTTATCAACTGCTTTGGCACCTCTTATTGCCTTTAGCATTTCTTCGCCTCGCTTGGCGCACACGACACTCATCAGAATACTTAAATCACTTTGCTGAGCGCTTGGGTTTTGCTTATGGAAAATCCGTTACTCAAGGTTGGGTATGGATTCATGCGGTATCCGTTGGTGAGACAAGAGCTGCTCAACCGCTTGTAGAGGCATACCTTGCGCGTGGTGAAAAGATTTTGTTGACTCATATGACGCTGAATGGCCGTCGCACTGGCGCTGTCTTGTTCGCAAAAGCAATTGCTACGGGTCAGCTACGCCAAGTCTATTTGCCTTACGACCTTTGCTGGTCTGTCGCTCATTTCATTCGCGCGTTTAAGCCCAAGTTTGGTTTGTTCATGGAGACGGAGGCTTGGCCGACCGTAGTGTTTTATTGTGCAGAAATCGGTCTACCATTATTTCTCGTGAATGCGCGTCTTTCTGAGCGTAGCGCTCGTCGCGTCAATCGATTTGGCAATGCCGGAAGATCTTTATTTCAGGCGTTTTCCGGCATCTTTGCTCAAACGCAACTTGATGCTGAGCGTTATCGTAGTCTCGGTGTAAAAAAAGTAGAGATCATGGGTAACCTCAAGTTTGATGTACCGCTGGATCCGGACTTAGTCCATCAGGGTAAATCTTGGAAGCAAGAGCTGCACTCCAATCGGCGTTTGATGGTCTGCGCAGCAAGTACCCGCGATGGTGAGGAGGAAATCATTCTGAGAGCGTGGAAGGATTTACTTCTGAGTAACGCTGTTGATGTTGCTCCATTGCTATGTTTGGTCCCTCGTCACCCTGAGCGCTTTTCTGAAGTCGCCAATCAAATCCAGGCCGCTGGTTTAGTGTTTCGATGCCGTTCAGAGTGGCTTGAGATGCCGAAAGTCGATATCGATGTGGATGTGGTTCTCGGTGACTCCATGGGCGAGATGCCAATGTATTACAGTGCCGCTGATTTGGTGGTGATGGGTGGCAGCCTCTTGCCATTTGGCGGCCAGAATCTGATTGAAGCTTGTGCTGCTGGTTGCCCCGTATTGCTCGGTGAGCATACTTATAACTTCCAGCAGGCTGCATTAGATGCGATAGAGATGGGTGCGGCAAAGCGTCTCGGGGGTGAGCTCATCATGAGCGAACCAATTGCCCTGATGGATGCTTTGAAAGAATTGTTACTGAATACCGCCGAACTGGCAAAGATGTCGAGCGCCGCAACTGCCTACGCGATTGAGCATCAAGGTGCGACTAAGAAAATATTAGCCGCCCTTGAGCATCAGAATTTCACGCTAAATTAA
- the purB gene encoding adenylosuccinate lyase: protein MSQPISTLNALSPLDGRYAGKLDALRPWLSEAAFMRQRVFVEIHWLLALASAGLPDVPKISAADEAFLLALPENFSDADAQRIKDIEAVTNHDVKAVEYFLKEKVAGRPDLLKASEFIHFACTSEDINNTSHGLMLRGARDQVLLPQLRKVHSVLTDLAVENARVPLLSRTHGQPASPSTLGKELANIAKRLERAIATIAAVPLLGKMNGAVGNYNAHLSAYPNFDWENFSKNVVEKRLGLTFNPYTIQIEPHDGMAELFDAIARANTILLDMDRDFWAYISIGYFKQRTKAGEIGSSTMPHKVNPIDFENSEGNLGVANALLRHLAEKLPISRWQRDLTDSTVLRNLGPAFGHSVLAYDSALRGLGKLEVNHAAIAADLDKCWEVLAEPVQTVMRRYGIENPYEQLKELTRGKGINQADLQTFIRGLQIPEDAKALLLEMTPSSYLGKAVELTERLKK, encoded by the coding sequence GTGAGTCAGCCGATTTCTACCCTTAATGCTCTTTCCCCTTTAGATGGCCGTTACGCTGGAAAATTAGATGCCCTACGCCCCTGGTTGTCCGAGGCTGCATTTATGCGTCAGCGGGTATTTGTGGAGATCCATTGGTTGCTGGCTTTGGCTTCTGCAGGTCTGCCAGATGTACCCAAAATCAGTGCAGCAGATGAAGCCTTTTTATTGGCTCTACCGGAAAACTTCTCAGATGCCGATGCGCAGCGTATTAAAGATATCGAAGCAGTTACCAACCACGATGTTAAAGCGGTTGAGTATTTCTTAAAAGAAAAAGTAGCTGGTCGCCCAGATCTATTGAAAGCTAGTGAATTTATTCATTTCGCCTGTACCTCAGAGGACATCAACAATACTTCGCATGGCTTGATGTTGCGTGGGGCGCGTGATCAAGTCTTGTTGCCACAACTCAGAAAAGTTCATTCTGTATTAACGGATTTAGCAGTTGAGAATGCCAGGGTGCCTTTGTTGTCTCGTACGCATGGCCAGCCAGCTTCCCCAAGTACATTGGGTAAGGAGTTGGCTAATATTGCAAAACGTTTAGAGCGTGCGATTGCAACGATTGCCGCAGTGCCGCTCTTGGGGAAAATGAACGGTGCCGTTGGAAACTACAACGCACACTTATCTGCCTACCCTAATTTTGATTGGGAAAATTTCTCCAAGAATGTCGTTGAGAAACGTTTAGGTCTTACATTTAATCCGTATACGATTCAGATTGAGCCGCACGATGGTATGGCTGAATTATTTGATGCGATTGCCCGCGCCAATACGATCTTGTTAGATATGGACCGTGATTTCTGGGCTTACATTTCAATTGGTTACTTTAAGCAACGCACTAAAGCAGGCGAGATTGGTTCATCAACCATGCCGCATAAAGTGAACCCAATCGACTTTGAAAATTCTGAAGGTAATCTGGGCGTGGCCAATGCCTTGCTGCGCCACCTAGCTGAGAAGTTGCCGATTTCTCGCTGGCAGCGCGATCTCACGGATTCAACCGTATTGCGTAATCTTGGGCCCGCCTTTGGACATAGCGTTTTAGCTTATGACAGCGCATTGCGTGGTTTAGGCAAATTAGAAGTAAACCATGCTGCAATTGCTGCAGACTTAGACAAGTGCTGGGAAGTATTGGCTGAGCCCGTCCAGACCGTCATGCGTCGCTATGGCATCGAGAACCCGTATGAACAACTCAAGGAACTCACTCGCGGCAAAGGAATCAATCAAGCTGACTTGCAAACCTTTATTCGTGGCTTGCAAATCCCTGAAGATGCAAAAGCCCTATTGCTCGAGATGACACCTTCTTCTTATTTAGGTAAGGCGGTCGAATTGACCGAACGTCTGAAAAAGTGA
- a CDS encoding glutathione S-transferase C-terminal domain-containing protein: MKLIGSLTSPYVRKVRIVFLEKKVDVDLELENVWAADTKIALNNPLGKVPCLILDDGEAIYDSRVIAEYVDTLSPVGKLIPAGSRERASVKTWEALADGVDDAGILARLEVTLRPTEQQSSEWLERQMGKIDAALAQMSRELGDNAWCHGNQMTLADIAVGCALGYMLFRFPNIAWQAQYPNLDAFYQKLMQRPSFAETAPPAA, encoded by the coding sequence ATGAAACTTATCGGATCCCTCACTAGCCCCTATGTACGCAAGGTACGCATTGTTTTCTTGGAAAAAAAGGTTGATGTAGACCTCGAACTCGAGAATGTCTGGGCTGCAGACACCAAAATTGCCCTTAATAACCCCTTAGGCAAGGTGCCTTGTTTAATTTTGGATGATGGCGAAGCTATCTATGACTCCCGCGTGATTGCGGAGTATGTCGACACCCTTAGCCCAGTTGGCAAGCTCATTCCAGCAGGTAGCCGAGAGCGCGCTAGCGTCAAAACCTGGGAAGCCCTGGCTGATGGAGTGGATGATGCTGGAATTTTGGCCCGCTTAGAGGTGACTTTGCGCCCAACAGAGCAGCAAAGCTCTGAATGGCTAGAGCGCCAAATGGGCAAAATTGACGCTGCTTTAGCTCAAATGTCCCGCGAATTAGGCGATAACGCCTGGTGTCATGGCAACCAGATGACGCTGGCGGATATTGCAGTGGGCTGCGCACTGGGTTACATGCTGTTCCGCTTCCCAAATATCGCCTGGCAAGCTCAGTACCCAAATCTAGATGCCTTTTATCAAAAGTTGATGCAAAGACCTTCCTTTGCGGAAACAGCACCGCCAGCAGCCTAA
- the mnmA gene encoding tRNA 2-thiouridine(34) synthase MnmA: MIPLNSSAIPASKPSKVVVGMSGGVDSSVAAWMLKQQGYEVIGLFMKNWEDDDSDEYCSARQDWLDVVSVADMIGIDVEAVNFAAEYRERVFAEFLREYAAGRTPNPDVLCNAEIKFKAFLDHAMSLGADAIATGHYARVRHEGGRVQLLKALDASKDQSYFLHRLTQSQLANVLFPLGEIPKTEVRKIAEQIGLHNARKKDSTGICFIGERPFREFLNRYLPRTPGPIKTPEGKTVGEHMGLAFFTLGQRKGIGLGGSQDGNGDAWYVARKDIVNNTLYVAQGHEHPWLLANQLTAIDASWVAGTAPTPGQYSAKTRYRQADSACALDVGVEGPLSFQLAFPEAQWAVTPGQSAVLYDGDICLGGGIISA; this comes from the coding sequence ATGATCCCGCTCAATTCTTCCGCAATACCCGCCTCCAAGCCATCTAAAGTCGTTGTTGGGATGTCTGGAGGTGTCGATTCGTCTGTTGCAGCCTGGATGCTGAAGCAGCAGGGGTATGAAGTGATTGGCCTTTTCATGAAAAACTGGGAAGACGATGACAGCGATGAATACTGCTCAGCACGTCAAGATTGGCTTGATGTTGTGTCTGTGGCCGACATGATTGGCATTGATGTTGAGGCAGTCAATTTTGCTGCGGAATATCGTGAACGTGTTTTTGCTGAGTTTTTACGGGAATATGCTGCTGGCAGGACCCCAAACCCAGACGTCTTGTGCAATGCGGAAATTAAGTTCAAAGCTTTTTTAGATCACGCCATGAGCCTAGGCGCAGATGCCATTGCAACTGGCCACTATGCACGGGTTCGACATGAAGGCGGTCGAGTGCAATTATTAAAGGCCCTGGATGCCAGTAAAGACCAAAGTTACTTCCTGCATCGCTTAACTCAAAGCCAATTAGCAAACGTACTTTTTCCTTTGGGTGAAATTCCAAAGACTGAAGTGCGCAAGATTGCTGAGCAAATTGGTTTGCACAATGCGCGTAAAAAAGATTCCACAGGCATTTGTTTTATTGGTGAACGGCCTTTCCGAGAATTCTTAAACCGTTACTTGCCTCGCACCCCAGGGCCCATTAAAACTCCTGAAGGTAAAACGGTGGGAGAGCATATGGGGCTTGCCTTCTTTACCTTGGGGCAGCGCAAAGGCATTGGTTTAGGAGGTAGCCAAGATGGCAATGGTGATGCTTGGTATGTAGCTCGTAAGGATATTGTTAACAACACTTTGTATGTCGCTCAAGGCCATGAGCATCCTTGGTTGTTAGCTAATCAACTTACTGCAATTGATGCCAGTTGGGTTGCTGGTACAGCTCCTACTCCGGGGCAGTATTCAGCAAAAACCCGCTATCGCCAAGCAGACTCCGCTTGTGCTCTTGATGTTGGAGTGGAAGGGCCATTGAGTTTTCAATTGGCTTTTCCGGAAGCTCAGTGGGCAGTGACTCCAGGTCAGTCTGCGGTTTTGTATGACGGAGATATCTGCTTAGGCGGTGGAATTATTTCCGCCTAA
- a CDS encoding Re/Si-specific NAD(P)(+) transhydrogenase subunit alpha encodes MRIGVPLEIRPGETRVAATPETVKKLIAQGHTVVIQKSAGITASQPDSAYEAVGATIGSAADAFGAEIVLKVRAPETAELKQIKSGSVLLGMLDPFDSDNIAAMATQGVTAFSLEAAPRTTRAQSMDVLSSQANIAGYKAVMVAANEYQRFMPMLMTAAGTVKAARVLILGAGVAGLQAIATAKRLGAVIEASDVRPAAKEQIESLGAKFVDVPYETDEEREIAQGVGGYARPMPEAWMKRQAALVAERAQQADIVITTALIPGRKPPVLLHSDTVANMKPGSIVIDLAAGRGDNGSGNCPLTEADKIVEKNGVKIIGYTNLASMVAADASALYARNLLDFMKLIVDAEAKLVIPADDDIVTACLMCRDGQAVRKN; translated from the coding sequence ATGCGCATAGGAGTACCGTTGGAAATCAGACCCGGGGAAACTCGGGTTGCCGCCACGCCGGAAACCGTTAAGAAGCTGATTGCTCAGGGCCACACGGTTGTTATTCAAAAGAGTGCGGGCATTACAGCCAGCCAACCCGATTCTGCATATGAGGCTGTTGGCGCAACAATTGGTAGCGCTGCAGATGCTTTTGGGGCGGAAATCGTTCTCAAGGTGCGTGCGCCTGAAACTGCAGAGCTCAAACAAATCAAATCTGGCAGCGTACTTCTTGGCATGCTCGATCCATTTGATAGTGACAATATTGCTGCTATGGCTACTCAAGGCGTGACTGCATTCTCATTGGAGGCTGCCCCACGTACTACTCGCGCTCAAAGCATGGACGTCCTCTCTTCACAAGCCAACATCGCTGGCTACAAAGCAGTGATGGTCGCCGCAAATGAATATCAGCGCTTTATGCCAATGCTCATGACTGCAGCGGGAACTGTTAAAGCAGCACGTGTGCTCATCTTAGGCGCTGGTGTTGCTGGTCTCCAAGCCATTGCTACTGCAAAGCGTTTAGGTGCCGTTATTGAAGCATCAGATGTACGGCCTGCCGCTAAAGAGCAAATTGAATCTCTCGGCGCTAAATTTGTTGACGTGCCTTATGAAACTGATGAAGAACGTGAAATCGCTCAAGGTGTTGGTGGCTATGCTCGCCCAATGCCAGAAGCGTGGATGAAGCGTCAAGCAGCTCTCGTTGCTGAACGCGCCCAACAAGCGGACATCGTCATTACAACAGCTTTAATTCCAGGCCGTAAACCACCAGTCTTATTGCACAGCGACACCGTTGCCAATATGAAACCCGGCTCTATCGTGATCGACTTAGCAGCTGGTCGTGGTGATAACGGTTCTGGCAACTGCCCACTGACAGAAGCAGACAAGATTGTTGAAAAGAATGGCGTGAAGATCATTGGTTACACCAACCTCGCGAGCATGGTAGCTGCGGATGCCTCTGCTTTGTATGCGCGCAACTTACTCGACTTCATGAAACTCATCGTTGATGCAGAAGCGAAGCTAGTAATCCCAGCTGATGACGACATCGTTACTGCCTGCCTCATGTGTCGTGATGGCCAAGCCGTCCGTAAAAACTAA
- a CDS encoding proton-translocating transhydrogenase family protein has translation MDLAAFQSILTVQNITVFVLAIFVGYHVVWNVTPALHTPLMAVTNAISGIIIVGALLQTEVIGGDEITLTSIIGAVAVFLASINIFGGFMVTRRMLEMFKKKAPKADAAGTK, from the coding sequence ATGGATCTCGCTGCTTTTCAAAGCATCCTTACAGTCCAAAACATCACCGTGTTTGTCTTGGCCATTTTCGTTGGCTACCACGTGGTTTGGAACGTCACCCCTGCACTCCACACTCCACTCATGGCGGTTACTAATGCCATTTCTGGAATCATTATTGTTGGTGCCCTACTTCAAACCGAAGTGATTGGTGGTGATGAGATCACTCTCACCAGCATCATTGGCGCTGTAGCCGTATTCCTGGCCTCAATCAATATTTTTGGTGGCTTTATGGTCACCCGTCGCATGCTTGAAATGTTCAAGAAAAAAGCTCCTAAGGCTGATGCGGCTGGAACCAAATAA
- a CDS encoding NAD(P)(+) transhydrogenase (Re/Si-specific) subunit beta, which yields MSNITAISYLISSVLFILALRGLSSPTTSRQGNTFGMIGMLLAVITTFMIPDFKPVFSLIIGAIVGGAVIGTIAAKRVQMTKMPELVALMHSFVGLSAVLIAIAAVYNPAHDHTGAQKIELFIGAFIGAITFTASVIAFGKLSGKVSGKPVTFAGQHLLNLILAIGMVGGGVMYFMTGSHEAFLAMCAIALVLGVTLIIPIGGADMPVVVSMLNSYSGWAAAGIGFTLNNPVLIIAGACVGSSGAILSYIMCKAMNRSILAVLLGGFGAEASAGGADDGGPKNYKTGSPEDAAFLMENADTVVIVPGYGLAVARAQHALKELTEKLTHHGVTVKYAIHPVAGRMPGHMNVLLAEAEVPYDQVFEMEDINSDFGQADVVLVLGANDVVNPAARTPGSPIFGMPILEAFKAKTIIVNKRSMAAGYAGLDNELFYMDKTMMVFGDAKKVVEDMVKSVS from the coding sequence ATGTCAAACATAACCGCGATTTCCTATCTCATTTCCTCGGTGCTGTTCATCCTCGCCTTGCGTGGATTGTCATCACCAACAACATCACGTCAAGGCAATACCTTCGGCATGATCGGCATGTTGCTTGCTGTAATCACCACCTTCATGATTCCGGACTTCAAGCCCGTCTTCTCATTAATTATTGGTGCGATTGTTGGCGGTGCCGTCATTGGAACCATTGCTGCTAAGCGTGTGCAGATGACGAAGATGCCTGAGCTCGTAGCACTCATGCACTCCTTTGTTGGCCTGTCAGCGGTATTGATCGCCATCGCAGCGGTTTACAACCCTGCTCATGACCATACTGGCGCACAAAAGATTGAGCTCTTTATTGGCGCATTTATTGGCGCCATTACCTTTACCGCTTCCGTCATCGCTTTCGGAAAACTTTCAGGCAAGGTTAGTGGCAAGCCAGTGACATTTGCTGGGCAACATTTGCTGAACCTCATCCTAGCAATTGGCATGGTTGGCGGCGGCGTCATGTACTTCATGACAGGTAGCCACGAAGCATTCTTAGCGATGTGCGCAATTGCATTGGTCTTAGGCGTGACATTGATCATCCCAATCGGCGGCGCAGATATGCCAGTCGTTGTGTCCATGCTGAACAGTTACTCTGGTTGGGCAGCGGCTGGTATTGGCTTCACATTAAACAACCCCGTATTGATTATTGCTGGTGCTTGCGTAGGATCTTCTGGTGCGATTCTGTCTTACATCATGTGTAAGGCTATGAACCGCTCTATCTTGGCGGTATTGCTTGGCGGCTTTGGCGCCGAAGCTTCTGCTGGTGGTGCCGATGATGGCGGTCCAAAGAACTACAAAACTGGCTCACCAGAAGATGCGGCTTTCCTGATGGAGAATGCTGACACGGTTGTGATTGTTCCTGGCTACGGTTTAGCTGTTGCCCGTGCCCAGCACGCTCTAAAAGAATTAACCGAGAAGCTCACACACCACGGTGTAACAGTGAAGTATGCGATTCACCCAGTAGCAGGCCGAATGCCTGGTCACATGAACGTACTCTTGGCTGAAGCTGAAGTTCCATACGACCAAGTATTTGAAATGGAAGACATCAACAGCGACTTTGGTCAAGCTGACGTAGTACTAGTACTCGGCGCAAATGACGTGGTTAATCCTGCTGCTCGTACACCAGGTAGCCCAATCTTTGGCATGCCAATTTTGGAAGCATTTAAAGCAAAAACCATTATCGTGAACAAGCGCTCTATGGCTGCAGGTTATGCCGGGCTTGATAACGAACTCTTCTATATGGACAAAACCATGATGGTCTTCGGCGATGCGAAGAAGGTTGTTGAAGATATGGTGAAGTCAGTTTCTTAA
- the groL gene encoding chaperonin GroEL (60 kDa chaperone family; promotes refolding of misfolded polypeptides especially under stressful conditions; forms two stacked rings of heptamers to form a barrel-shaped 14mer; ends can be capped by GroES; misfolded proteins enter the barrel where they are refolded when GroES binds), with the protein MAAKDVVFGDNARTKMVEGVNILANAVKTTLGPKGRNVVIERSFGGPTITKDGVSVAKEIELKDKLQNMGAQMVKEVASKTNDIAGDGTTTATVLAQSIVREGMKYVVSGHNPMDLKRGIDKAVTAAIEELKKISKPCTTTKEIAQVGSISANSDHSIGQRIAEAMEKVGKEGVITVEDGKSLEDELEVVEGMQFDRGYLSPYFINQPEKQVAVLESPYVLLFDKKVSNIRDLLPVLEQVAKSGRPLLIIAEDVEGEALATLVVNNIRGIIKTCAVKAPGFGDRRKAMLEDIAILTGGTVIAEEIGLTLEKTTLEHLGQAKRIEIGKENTIIIDGAGDAKAIEARVKNIRVQIEEATSDYDKEKLQERVAKLAGGVAVIRVGAATEVEMKEKKDRVDDALHATRAAVEEGIVPGGGVALLRAMQGIKGLKGDNADQDAGINIVLRAMEEPIRIIVSNAGDEASVVVNAVLASKGNNGYNAATGEYGDLVAQGVIDPTKVTKTALVNAASVAALLLTTDCAICEAPKEDSAGGGMPDMGGMGGMGGMGGMM; encoded by the coding sequence ATGGCAGCAAAAGACGTCGTATTTGGAGATAACGCCCGTACCAAGATGGTAGAAGGCGTAAATATTCTGGCGAACGCAGTAAAAACAACTTTGGGGCCTAAAGGTCGCAACGTCGTTATCGAGCGTTCATTTGGCGGCCCAACCATCACTAAGGATGGTGTATCCGTTGCAAAAGAAATCGAACTCAAAGACAAGCTCCAAAACATGGGTGCTCAGATGGTTAAGGAAGTTGCTTCCAAGACTAATGACATCGCTGGTGACGGTACAACTACCGCTACTGTATTGGCTCAGTCTATCGTTCGCGAAGGTATGAAATACGTAGTTTCTGGTCACAATCCAATGGACTTGAAGCGCGGTATTGATAAAGCGGTAACAGCTGCAATCGAAGAGCTCAAGAAAATCAGCAAGCCTTGCACAACTACTAAAGAAATCGCTCAAGTTGGTTCTATTTCAGCTAACAGCGACCACAGTATTGGTCAGCGCATTGCTGAAGCAATGGAAAAAGTGGGCAAAGAAGGCGTTATTACTGTTGAAGATGGCAAATCTTTGGAAGATGAGCTTGAAGTGGTTGAAGGTATGCAGTTTGACCGTGGCTACCTCTCTCCATACTTCATCAACCAGCCTGAAAAGCAAGTTGCCGTATTGGAAAGCCCATACGTTCTCTTGTTTGATAAGAAAGTTAGCAACATTCGTGACTTGCTCCCAGTTCTCGAGCAGGTAGCGAAGTCTGGTCGTCCATTGTTGATCATCGCAGAAGATGTTGAAGGCGAAGCCTTGGCAACTTTAGTTGTCAACAATATTCGCGGCATCATCAAGACTTGTGCTGTTAAGGCCCCAGGCTTTGGTGATCGTCGTAAGGCTATGTTGGAAGACATCGCAATCTTGACTGGCGGTACTGTGATCGCTGAAGAAATCGGCCTCACACTCGAGAAAACAACTCTCGAGCATTTAGGTCAGGCAAAGCGTATCGAAATTGGCAAAGAAAACACCATCATCATTGACGGTGCGGGCGATGCTAAAGCAATCGAAGCGCGTGTGAAGAACATCCGTGTTCAGATCGAAGAAGCCACTAGCGACTACGACAAAGAGAAATTGCAAGAGCGTGTTGCCAAATTGGCAGGCGGTGTTGCAGTGATTCGTGTTGGCGCTGCTACTGAAGTTGAAATGAAAGAAAAGAAAGACCGCGTTGATGATGCATTGCATGCAACTCGTGCAGCGGTTGAAGAAGGTATTGTTCCTGGCGGTGGCGTTGCTCTGTTACGTGCAATGCAAGGTATCAAAGGCTTGAAAGGTGATAACGCTGACCAAGACGCTGGTATCAACATCGTATTGCGCGCAATGGAAGAGCCAATCCGCATCATCGTTTCTAACGCGGGTGATGAAGCCAGCGTAGTTGTTAATGCAGTATTGGCTAGCAAGGGCAATAACGGTTACAACGCAGCAACTGGTGAATACGGTGACCTCGTAGCTCAAGGCGTGATCGATCCAACTAAGGTAACAAAAACTGCATTGGTTAATGCTGCTTCTGTTGCAGCCTTATTGTTGACTACTGATTGCGCAATCTGCGAAGCTCCAAAGGAAGATTCCGCTGGTGGCGGCATGCCTGATATGGGCGGCATGGGTGGTATGGGTGGAATGGGCGGCATGATGTAA
- a CDS encoding co-chaperone GroES gives MNLRPLHDRVIIKRLDQESKTASGIIIPDAAAEKPDQGEVLAVGPGKRDDSGKLNAPDVKVGDRVLFGKYAGQTVKVGSDELLVMREEDIMAVVQK, from the coding sequence ATGAATCTGCGTCCTTTACATGATCGCGTAATCATTAAACGTTTAGATCAAGAATCAAAAACTGCCTCTGGAATCATCATTCCGGATGCTGCTGCTGAAAAGCCGGATCAAGGCGAAGTATTGGCAGTTGGCCCAGGCAAGCGTGATGACAGCGGCAAGTTGAATGCACCAGACGTCAAGGTTGGCGATCGCGTGTTATTTGGCAAATATGCAGGTCAAACAGTTAAGGTCGGCAGCGACGAGCTTCTCGTAATGCGCGAAGAAGACATCATGGCTGTTGTACAGAAGTAA